One window of Candidatus Bathyarchaeota archaeon genomic DNA carries:
- the tgtA gene encoding tRNA guanosine(15) transglycosylase TgtA, producing the protein MTKSDLSDELGNFEIKNKDLLGRIGDLTTKSGKIETPYLFPVINPTTQLLSVDEISKELGCNAIMTNAYLLKKKIGDFHPIRKVHDLLKFKGIIFTDSGAYQMLTYGSVEVEPLEIIKFEEDIGSDLAVILDIPTGVGKGRKKAEWSVNETLKRADESLENIKRKDILWVGPIQGGTFLDLVEYCAKEMSKKPFDLYALGSPTKVMESYDFETLFKMIFKAKKHLPVEKPFHLFGAGHPFMFSMAVAAGCDSFDSASYAIYARNGRYLTPSGTIRLDNLKYFPCFCPVCIKFTPKELRELPENERIKLLSKHNLYACLEEINRIKEAIFEGRLWELIEIRAKSHPRLFEALMSFKNYEEMIENSSPSTKRLGIFYFGRQSSLRPEVVSYRRKIIEIYRPPSNSKSILLMPSPEDKPYHRNKFMKSFTDNLESNLHICFYTIPYGIVPIEIDDMFPLSQTETVKTYDSKTIDEIIEIITDYLKTNNYEELILHADESIFTKIRLDKIKKICDVKNIEFKLSYLGKKVWDQESLDKLKRMLGFSKGASSK; encoded by the coding sequence ATAAAGATCTCTTGGGAAGAATAGGAGACCTTACAACAAAGAGTGGAAAAATAGAAACGCCATATTTATTTCCTGTTATTAATCCAACAACTCAGCTACTTTCAGTAGATGAAATATCTAAGGAGTTGGGTTGCAATGCAATTATGACAAATGCTTATTTACTTAAGAAAAAAATCGGCGATTTTCATCCGATAAGGAAAGTCCATGATTTATTGAAATTTAAGGGTATAATCTTTACAGATTCTGGAGCTTATCAGATGCTAACTTATGGAAGTGTTGAAGTTGAACCATTAGAAATAATCAAATTTGAAGAGGATATTGGTAGCGATCTTGCGGTAATATTAGACATCCCTACCGGTGTAGGTAAGGGTAGAAAAAAAGCTGAATGGTCTGTGAATGAGACTCTAAAAAGAGCAGATGAATCTCTAGAAAATATTAAACGAAAAGATATACTTTGGGTCGGACCTATCCAAGGTGGAACTTTTTTAGATTTGGTTGAATACTGTGCCAAGGAGATGAGTAAGAAACCATTCGATCTATATGCGCTTGGAAGTCCAACTAAAGTTATGGAAAGTTATGACTTTGAAACGCTTTTCAAAATGATCTTCAAAGCAAAAAAGCATCTCCCAGTTGAAAAACCGTTTCATCTGTTTGGAGCAGGACATCCGTTTATGTTTTCTATGGCAGTGGCTGCAGGATGTGATTCTTTTGATTCAGCATCTTATGCAATTTATGCTAGAAATGGAAGATATCTTACACCTTCTGGTACAATTAGACTTGATAATCTGAAATATTTTCCATGCTTTTGCCCAGTTTGCATAAAATTTACCCCAAAGGAATTACGAGAACTCCCTGAGAATGAAAGAATAAAGTTACTTTCGAAACACAACCTATATGCTTGTCTTGAAGAGATCAATAGAATAAAAGAAGCTATTTTTGAGGGAAGATTGTGGGAATTAATTGAGATTAGAGCAAAAAGTCATCCAAGGTTATTCGAGGCCTTAATGAGCTTTAAAAATTATGAAGAAATGATTGAGAATTCTTCGCCGTCAACAAAGAGACTCGGAATTTTTTACTTTGGTAGACAGAGTTCATTAAGACCTGAGGTAGTAAGTTATAGAAGAAAGATAATTGAAATATATCGGCCTCCTTCAAATTCTAAATCAATTTTATTAATGCCATCACCCGAGGATAAGCCATATCATCGCAATAAATTCATGAAATCCTTTACAGATAATCTTGAATCAAATTTACACATATGCTTCTATACAATACCTTATGGCATAGTGCCTATTGAGATTGACGATATGTTTCCACTATCTCAGACAGAGACTGTTAAAACCTATGATTCTAAAACTATTGATGAGATTATTGAGATAATTACAGATTATTTAAAAACAAATAATTATGAAGAATTAATATTACATGCAGATGAAAGCATCTTTACAAAAATTAGATTGGATAAGATAAAAAAGATCTGCGATGTTAAAAATATCGAGTTCAAATTATCTTACCTGGGAAAAAAAGTCTGGGATCAAGAGTCTCTAGATAAACTCAAGAGAATGCTTGGATTTTCAAAAGGTGCGTCTTCAAAGTGA